The Lycium barbarum isolate Lr01 chromosome 9, ASM1917538v2, whole genome shotgun sequence genome has a segment encoding these proteins:
- the LOC132612078 gene encoding secreted RxLR effector protein 161-like: protein MFLMNYTRPDIAYAVSRLSRYTHNPSSEHWNALHRFLSYLRGTMDWCLHFNKFPAVLEGFCDANWVTNNDEVSSTGGYVFTLGAGAISWKSSKQICIARSTMESEFIALELAGQEAEWLRNLLADVPLWGRQASPVSLHYDSQAAIGIANNSVYNGKRRHIRIRHGVVKQLLKHGVISLEYVRSERNLANPLTKGLARKMILETSRVMGLKPMDWGNMVDTRLWSNEAI, encoded by the coding sequence ATGTTTCTCATGAACTATACTCGGCCTGATATAGCGTATGCTGTTAGTAGATTGAGTAGATATACTCATAATCCCAGTAGTGAACACTGGAATGCTCTTCATCGTTTCTTAAGTTATTTGAGAGGTACTATGGATTGGTGTTTGCATTTTAATAAATTTCCTGCTGTTTTAGAAGGTTTTTGTGATGCAAACTGGGTAACTAACAATGATGAAGTTAGCTCCACTGGGGGCTATGTGTTTACTTTGGGTGCAGGTGCTATTTCATGGAAGTCCTCAAAACAGATTTGTATAGCACGTTCTACTATGGAGTCTGAGTTTATTGCTCTTGAGTTGGCAGGGCAAGAAGCTGAGTGGTTGAGAAACCTTTTGGCAGATGTGCCATTGTGGGGAAGACAAGCTTCACCAGTCTCCTTACATTATGACTCACAGGCGGCAATTGGGATTGCTAATAATAGTGTATACAATGGAAAAAGGAGACATATTCGCATCAGACATGGTGTAGTTAAACAGTTGTTGAAACATGGTGTTATCTCCTTGGAATATGTAAGGTCCGAAAGAAATTTGGCGAATCCTTTAACCAAGGGTTTAGCGAGGAAAATGATCCTTGAAACGTCGAGGGTGATGGGGCTAAAGCCTATGGATTGGGGTAATATGGTGGATACCCGTTTGTGGTCAAATGAGGCCATATAG
- the LOC132609192 gene encoding glycolate oxidase 1-like, with product MFHKMESVTNVMEYEILAKEKLPKMIYDYYASGAEDEWTLQENRNAFSRILFRPRILIDVSNIDTSTSVLGFKISMPIMVAPTAMQKMAHPEGEYATARATSAAGTIMTLSSWATSSVEEVASTGPGIHFFQLYVYKDRNIVRQLVKKAEKAGFKAIALTVDTPRLGRREADIKNRFVLPSHLTLKNFDGLDLGKIDKTDDSGLASYVAGQVDRSLSWKDVKWLQTITHLPILLKGILTAEDARLAVEAGAAGIIVSNHGARQLDYAPATIMALEEVVKAVHGRIPVFLDGGIRRGTDVFKALALGASGVFIGRPVVFSLAVDGEVGVRKVLQMLHDEFELTMALSGCRSIKEITRSHITTPWDPPRITPRL from the exons ATGTTCCATAAAATGGAGAGCGTTACCAATGTCATGGAGTATGAGATCCTCGCAAAGGAGAAATTACCCAAAATGATATATGACTATTATGCCTCTGGTGCAGAGGACGAATGGACACTCCAAGAGAATCGAAATGCTTTCTCTAGGATTTT GTTTAGGCCCCGCATTCTTATAGATGTAAGCAACATTGATACAAGCACAAGTGTCTTGGGATTTAAGATTTCAATGCCCATCATGGTTGCACCGACTGCAATGCAGAAAATGGCTCATCCTGAAG GAGAATATGCAACAGCGAGAGCGACATCAGCAGCTGGCACCATCATG ACATTATCCTCATGGGCTACTTCCAGTGTAGAAGAGGTTGCTTCAACCGGACCGGGCATTCACTTTTTCCAGCTCTAT GTGTATAAAGACAGGAATATTGTTCGGCAACTCGTGAAAAAAGCGGAAAAGGCAGGTTTTAAGGCAATTGCCCTTACTGTGGATACTCCAAGACTTGGTCGTAGGGAAGCTGATATTAAGAACAG GTTTGTTTTACCATCTCACCTGACACTGAAGAACTTTGATGGACTGGATCTTGGAAAGATAGATAAG ACTGATGACTCTGGACTTGCTTCATATGTTGCCGGGCAAGTTGATCGGTCTCTTAGCTGGAAG GATGTGAAATGGCTTCAGACAATAACACACTTGCCAATCCTACTGAAGGGTATCTTAACTGCAGAAGATG CAAGGCTAGCTGTAGAAGCTGGAGCAGCTGGTATTATTGTGTCTAACCATGGGGCTCGCCAACTTGATTATGCTCCCGCAACAATTATGGCCTTGGAAGAG GTCGTCAAAGCAGTCCACGGAAGAATTCCTGTTTTTCTTGACGGTGGAATTCGCCGTGGGACAGATGTCTTTAAAGCACTGGCTCTTGGAGCATCTGGTGTATTT ATTGGAAGACCGGTTGTGTTTTCATTGGCTGTTGATGGAGAGGTAGGTGTTAGGAAAGTACTTCAGATGCTTCATGATGAGTTTGAACTGACAATGGCGTTAAGTGGTTGTCGCTCAATCAAGGAAATCACTCGTAGTCATATCACGACTCCTTGGGATCCCCCTCGCATCACACCCCGGTTATAA